Within Topomyia yanbarensis strain Yona2022 chromosome 2, ASM3024719v1, whole genome shotgun sequence, the genomic segment gggtgatttaaggagatttttaaaggaggggcgcgaacagtagagggggggggtgtaacccctctccgtaaaccatcaactacgcccctgttaaaatccagaaaccctaaacgagtcgaaaaaaaaaattggccgggattaggttgacgtttttcagagtgattgcataacctttctatatgagaaaggcaaaaatgtgccaaaatccaaaaaagtgaatcgtagtcaaatttttttttcgagtttgcatcaaatctcgacgtttcatgcaccttgaacacatttagcatcaaaaataaaaattctatttttaatttttcctatagtttatatgagaaatttctgtgtggccgcactctgaaacccgtaattccggaaccagaattccgatcgatccaaaattcaatagcagccgatgggaaggttgcacctttcatttgagactaagtttgggcaaatcggtccagccatctctgagaaaaatgagtttaaTGGCTTACTCTATTGCGTTCTAGCTCATCGGGCAGGCTTAACGTGCTTATTCATTGAGCTAAATTGTGCCAGCTTACCGAGCTAGCTCTTCGAATCCTACAGCTCGAGCACGAAGGATACCTAGCACGAGCGTTGTCAGTTCTTATTGCATTTGGTTCGTTCCAATCAGCCTCTCAGATCGTGTTAGACTCTCATGCTGTGCTTCATGCAtccctgccggagtgttatcctgTTAGCAAGATCGTAAGCGTaggtatgcgtggatgatcgcgaagggctcaaacgtttgtatgttaacatgttTGTCGCGTATGCTAGCGTGTATGAAACTTCGCTTGTATAAATTCGACTTAATAACCGTATGGCtattcgcatatttgcgtgtattCTTGAGTAATCGCGCGCAGACCCTGAATCTGTTACTTAATTTGTAATGTATAGTTCAGATCCTAGAAGAGAATGTGTTCTCCCATATCACTACAGTTTCCGGTTAATACCAAAGAGGCATCCACGTAACATAACATCACCCTAATAACTGAATTAGAAGTAAAAAATCTCATCACGACAACTTACAGCAGTAAATATGAAAGGTTTTTAATTCAAACGAGCCTGATATATAATTTGGTCCcgaaaaagtttaaaaacagaaaatgtatAATCCAGATCATTTTTAGATACCTTCATAGGAGGCAAATTGAGTTGAGCCAAATGCTAGgcgcagatcactctaggaatgcaTAACAAATtagcatcaaattagaaaaaatgcatttaatttccattttttccatcaactttgcactctctcgcagaaaagtttgtttaacaaacgtcctactacgctgatccactttgttcaacgttttgttgaatgtagggctaattgttttatagggttttgacgtcttacacgtaGCGCAAAATACATCaagaatttgcatttttatggaaagaaatgcagttaatttcgctaatttttaaaaatgcacaaGTGATCTGCCTAGGGGCCAAAATGTGTACATCGAgcactatatttttcataacggaAATTATTCGAGtaaattgcgtttcgacttagATAGAACGACTTGGCGGCTGCTAGacattgaatttcaaaataccACCCAATTTGAGAGAACGGCTTAACCAACTAGTCGAGGCGGATAGCGGGACCTATAAAagctcatttttttcttttatattagaaaaaatcgtaaaatttactcTCAAGCTcatgaaaattttctaaatgaATTTTTTAGCACTCTCGTTCACTGGTTTCCTTTTGCCAACAAAATTGCATTTTTGGAGCCTGGGAAACTAGTTTGAAATGTTATTTTGTCTGTTCCCattttttggaagattttttgttGTCCCAGGAGTACTTTCTGTTCCACTGAGGTTGAATCTTCGTACAAATCCGCACAAGTATTTTTTCGAACACTCGATCAAAAATCCGTACGGtcctcccaaattccgtacGGTTGGTCAGCTTAAGTATATCTAAGCTTTTGTGGCGCAGAAATTGATCCGATAAAACAGTGCGATCGAGCACTTCAATACAGCCAATTCTGAAAATGGAACGAGAGGCACCTCTTCGTTAACTTATTTTGCGGTGTGCATCATAACTTAAAATCCATCAGACCAATCGtttccaaattttgcacagatctTCACAATATTCCTCATGTAATGGCGGGAGCTCTTTatattttctcgatttttgaatttttattagcAGTTTCATCCCAAAACACGATCATCGCAAAAAAATAGTTCAcatattattgtaaaaatagtaataaataataataattttgtaaaaaactcTAATCAATGGTGTGAAGAAGAACTGCGCaaaaattcagaacgattgcTCCAGGAGATTTTGAATTATGATGAACACCGCCATTTTTTGAggcaaattgaaaatttaaaataatgttGTTCAAATGTTGCTTTATTGTATGGAAATTGACTGAATAGATAGACTAACACTTTCTGcatcgtcaaaaaaaaaaaaaatttctgaggACGATATTTTTTCACCTCCACCCTTAACACCAAAGGCAGCGCTGTACATTCTGGAATCTAGAAAACGGCATCGTCATAGTAGGCGGGCCTCGCAGGTGGCACGAATTTATTTGCGCTGTTGGTAATTGGACTCACTATTAATATTATTACACATTGCTTCGAAACATGTGCCATATATTTAGGCATgagaacaaattttaaaatgaatttgGTACACTTTGCAAACGCTCTtacttaaccccttcatgcccaagATGTTTAGAAACAACCACGTTTGTAAACAGGAATAACTATTAATTTATGCCAAACCTAGTAATACTAGTAAGTGGGACTgttagctttcatttgagtaccaAAAGTTATTAGTAAAATCCATAAAACTAGACTTACTGCATTTGGGTCTGTTTGGATtcctggagcagtgctgccatcGATTTTTAACTAacaatgaaaaatcaaatttagaTATATCTTTATTGTTTTGAAACACTATTGAAAACTTCCATGTAATTAGACGAATTCTTAGAAGCTCAGGGCGAATGACCCATCGAGGTtgaagccccaataaacaatacAAAACAATTATTAGGAGCTTCGAATAATAAATATAGAgttgcttctagcactgcgagagaAATATTTATAAGTATTGATGAAAACGAGTTTcctattttccaaattttttggaaaacactaaacttttgaaaatttgcatTGGTTTTGACGTTGCCGACAGCTACACTTCTGCTAATAATGCAACGGTTCACAGAGGTATCTGTGGTAAACTGACATCATTATATGGTGCAAGGGAAAGGTAAACCATGGGAATTCTATACGCCCTTGGAAAAGCTGGTGCTGAAAGGGTTAACTAACTCTCCACGACGAAGAGCTTCATAAGTAAGTTCCGCGCAAGAGTTACAGATTATAGTGGGTTATGAACTAAGTGAAGATGGTTGTCGTTCGTTGGATAATTTCGTTGATTTTAGTAGTTACCAGTTTGGTTGGCGGTAGGCATGACCGACCACCGGTTGCGCGGTATGGAAGCGACGATCCGTATGATAAGGAGGAGGCAATCAGAGTTGCGATGCAGATCGACGAATTGGACGAGGAGGATGAGCAGAATCCTTGGGAGTTGAGTGGTTTATTCGAAGGTGACATACGGATGGATCCATCGAACGGTCGCAGTGCGATGGTTGATGAGACCAAACGATGGCCCAAAGGGATCGTTCCGTGCTACATTGCAGAAAATAACTTCTGTGTGTTTGtggatttttgtaaaatataaAGATAATAACAAACTCATTGTTTTTTTCGTTCTAGCGGATAAAGAGAAGAAAGTGATCCGGAAGGCCATCAAGATCATTTCAAAGAAAACTTGCATCAAATTCCGTCGGTATCGCGAAGGCGATACGAACTGGGTGGTATTCCGATCCAACAGTAGCGGATGCTGGTCCAATGTGGGTATGCATCCTGGTGGTCAAATAGTTAATCTACACTCACCAGGTTGCGTACGGCTCACCACTGTGATTCATGAACTACTTCACGCATTAGGATTTTGGCACCAGCAGAGTTCCTCCAATCGTGATGACTATGTGCGCATTTTGTGGAAAAATATCATACCTAAAAGAAAGATTAGCTTCAAAAAGTACAACTCGAGCCTTATCACAGACTTCGGGATCGAGTACGACTACGATAGTATCATGCACTACAGTGCGAAGGCGTTCTCGAAGAACAGGAAACCGACGATTAAGCCACTGCAACCGAACGTAGTTCTTGGAAAGCGAAAGGGCCTTAGTAAGAAGGATATCGCCAAGATTCAGCGCATGTATGAAAGTCAATGTTCGGAGCGCGAGAGTAACACAAGCAGCATCGAACAGGATCTGTCGAACAGTTTAGTTCGATGCTCGCTATTTTCGGCTAGACTGGAAAGTTTCCTTCATAGATTACAGTAAAGAACCAATCGTGTTACAGTGTTGGGATTTTTCTAATCTGCTATATGACAGGCATATATGTAAGCTTAGCAGAGCCAACGAGTCTTTTTTAAATCTTcagtgaataaaaaaataaatagtctGTTAGTTTCAAGGCACAGTTTTTTAAGTGAAGATTCGTTTGATGGAGCCGGGGGTGATCGTTTTCCGCCTTTTTGCATCTGGGTCAAGATTCTTGGGATTTCCTACATTCCATCAAAGCTCAATTTTTTACTGTCTGTTTCGCCAATGGATACTTCTACTATGATCAGGATTTTGTAAAAAGCTTAGCTACCGACTGTCAAGAATCATTTCACTGCACAAAACTATGACTGGATCCTGCAGATGGACAATGATCCTAAACTTTGTGACCAGTACTGTACaggttaaattaaaattaaaaattgaaatcgtTATACTGGTTAAACCTCGCAGCAATTATTGACGCTGGTGGTAGTTGGACTTACTACTGATACTAAAGCGCGTTGCTACGGAACGTATAAAATTAATTAgggcataaataaaattttaaaatgaatttaGTACACTGCACGCTGCAAACGCTAAtagcttaaccctttcatgcccgaCTTGTTTATAAAAAAACAGGTTTGTAAACAACTTTAACTTTTGGTTAAAGAAAAAACTAGTAACTAGTGGGACTATTATATTACATGTGAAAATTAAcagttaatatttaatattattcATACAACTAGAGTtcttgcaattagtctgattgaaatCCGCTGGAACAGTGCTGCCATCGATAATTTTACCTATGAAAAATGCGATTTAGAAATAAATTCGTTGCCTTGAAATAATATGGCCAACCTACAAAACATATCAATGTAGACCATCTTCGACTAACTATTCCATGTAATTTAAgttggacttttattttttgattctcgggtttcaataacaaaacatttattttgcaTCAAAGTCAACGCTTCAAAGGGAGTATCCCTTCATCTTCAGGACAAAACGACTACATCTACTGTCCTGAAGGTGAAGGGATACTCCCTTTGAAACGTTGACTTTCacgcaaaataaatgttttgcGATTGAAACCCGAGACCAAAAAGCCATATTTGAATCTACAAACAGAGGGGTCGTTCCCGTCCttagtaaactttttttttcgagagttgtcctactggagctgtagagctaggttctcggaagggctccccgtcagaatcacatactacaatttgcatacgagacagacaatgtcgcccactaaaacactgctttaggccaattgtagcgggccgtgattctgaatgtgatattcattgtacggtccaggtatgtgcgggcgtagggactcgcgatcgcgtgtatcatcgcgaagggctcgaacatttgtacgttaacgtgctcgatcgcgtgtgcgttcgtatgtcgcgtgtgctaacgtgtataaacttcgcgtgtataaattctatttcataaccgtgtgcctttcgcatattcgcgtgtgttctagaacgatcgcgcgcgcggaccgtgaatctgatatttaattttttgtgtacggttcagattccagaagaaagtgggttcttccatattattagagttcccaatcatgtcgccgtagaacgcgtggtctagtggatatgagctttattttttttttgattggtccaactgaatgtatggacctaaattgctagaatgaaggctagagatttccggacgtgaccgattcatgaacgCGCGCGTTTTCGGGTTCGCGTTCACCGTTTTTTCTTCGCCGAGAATTTTGATGTGACACATCTCTGCAGTTAGTCTGCTCCCCTAGTTTTCGCTACTTTCCAGTATCCGGGTGTTGGCGAAATCGAAGATGTGTCCTTCTTGCAGTGTGTGCAGGGCTAAACCAGTTTTCGCCTCTTTTTTCTTCGTGTAGTTCTTGTTCTCACGTTTCCAGCCTTCTTCCCGTTTGTCCTATGTACGTTTTGCCATCGCCTGTTCCACAAGGAATCGAACACACCAAATCATCTGtttctgtttttttattttgtctttTGGATTGAAAGCATGTTTTGTGTCGTATTTTCTTAGAATATTCTCTAGTTCTTCACTTAGTCCCGGGACGTACGGCGCTTCGCTAGAAGTTTTTGTATATGGTTTTCCGAAGTGTGTCTTCTTATTAAAAAACTGACACGGTATTCATATGTGCACGGCGTGGTTTGAGATTTGATAACGCATTGTATTTCTTATGAGAAGGCacagagctttagaccgatcagtctgacttCCTTACTTCTCAAattagtggaacgtttaatcgaccactacattcgggatttTAGGTTGggtgagcacccgctgcatgtaatgcaacatgcatatcagcgtcTACTACTACCCtgtcgcaaaaaaaaaacttgcattGAACAGATTTTTTCGCAATAGCAATCAAGTTTCTTGATATTTAAGGTGCTTTTGGTAACGTGTCTTTCGAGTCCATTTTGGAGGCAGCACAAAGTCATGGTGTTCATATATcatgaactggatacacgcaatgcttagcaaccgacatctgtgctcaagCAGAAATAAACAGTGTCTGCGGATGCCCTCAATGTGGTGtcctgtcaccacttctatgaaaccttgtcgccgatggcttgtgaTATTCCTCGACGAAGCATCGATACTGGTGATGCAAGTAAGGATTGCGGAATAGAAGACGTGCTAGCTGGTGAAAACGACGGCGAGCGGTGCGTCGGTTGTCAACGAGGCTAGACAACACGTCATGCTTCAGTGGCAATCGAATAATGTATCAACTCTCAGCGTTGCTGGTTACCGTGCGGCGGATGTTCTTCGCAGGCAGCTTCTTCGATGGAATAGCACTGAGTGGTGCTGTCTTCTTCGTTTGACAAAACCTTTCCCTAGGGCGACACACTTAGCTGACGGTGTCAATATTTGCAACGACTAGAATACTTAGTTAAAAGCGGAATGTCCTTCCCGACACTACCCAGTCAAGAACGGAATTCACGAGTATCGGTAGGTTTTTGTCAAtcaaactttgaaaaaaggcagaaaattgataagattttgaattataaaaataaaattatttttctttttgaagttcaatttgtataaaatgcagaaaaaatattcgGCTAAGCTTCCGGTATGCTCCCTACAGTTTTCAGATAGACGATAGTCCAAGAAAAGGGCACCACAGCAGCACGGAACAATCGTATATTTTTAGCGAACCCCGACCGTATGATATGCTTCAAAATGTCTGCCACCTCTTCCCGTCCAATTACCGTAAAAAACTTCGGCCACGTTTAATGGTTTTGCTAATTCGGTGTGCGAGTAGCCCAGTgggatttttttagattttttttatttagatgcGTTGCTTCTCATGCTcggatgccattttgaaaaccacgATGCGTTGTGTTGGGATTCAATCCTCAATAATAacaaggaaggaaggaaggaagtgTTGATGATTCACCTGCTTAACGGAGAATCGACATTATACGCTTTAGGGTTCTCCCTAAGCGAGCTAGCTTAGGGCCCCATTAGTATATTTTGTTATCTGTTGGTTCAGTTAGCACCGAGAATAAGGTTACTCAAAGAAGAACATAAACTCTTGATCTATTTAAGTTTGATGTTGTGCGCCTACTCCGGGTTGCTACCCTGTTATTCATCGGGCTAGCGGAAATTGCATAGAGAAACAATAAATGATATTATCTGGGTGTCATCAAATCATCCTCCAATGTACAACTACCGGTATTCCCAAGTTGGATTAAAATGTGGCGTGTTCTACTCGTCAGTGACTGACACTAACTTGCTACCAGTTAGgcgatatatccaaactaacatcAAAATCGGTGCCAGTTAAAAATTTGGATGCGTTGCTGGCTGGAACCGTGTGACGTCTCGATTAGCCAACTACAGAAGCTCTGGGTCACTGACGAATATAGTGAAACGAACTGTCTTTTGGCATAAGAGCCAAACACCTGCGAGTATGCAACATTTTTCCACAGGACTTAAAAtagaaaagttggatttgaatgtttcgctattcactcgtcagtaactgaaaGCAACTTtctgccagttagacgatatatccaaattaacaaattgaGCCATGTGCCCTCCTATGCAAATAGGTTTATACCTTTTTTTCCTTTGGGAAAAAAATTTTGCATAATCCTAAGTAGTTTATTGACCAATATCGGCGCTGACCTTCATAACGTACCTAAAATGCAATTTATGAATACCGTAACGGCGAATAAAGAGAAAATCGACCATATTTGAGAGCAAATTTATTTTTACAGATAACAATCCAGCAAAAGGAAAAGCACCAAAAATTACGAAGAACATAATTATGAATAGCAAAACAAACTATGACTAGAACTAACAAACTATCCATTGTTTTTGCTACGTGAATTTCGAAATAATTTGAGCGGCCCTAAATAACCATTAACTACCAAAAAGCTTATTTTGTATGACGAACGTATGTACTTTCTTATTATTCTATTACTAGAAAGTGAAACAAACAGGTTTATTGCGTATAGAGAAGAATGGTAAGAATAATTTCTATAACAAAACTTCGAAAGTCAAAAAGATGCAAGAAATAAAGAAGTGAGTCCTGTTTCTTCgcttcttacgacatgggagcagtaacccagtggatcaattctcgGTTAGAAGGTAAACATTGACTCTCTTCTACCACTGCAGGAGATACAttaactttgataaaaaaaaaaacatgtttttgagTTTATATTCGTGAAGGggaatgaaagggttaactGATTGTACATGGTGAACAGCTCTATAAGTAAGTTCCACGCAAGGGTCACATTTTATAGTGGATTAGCCGGCCGAGTAAAGATGGTTGTCTTTCGCTGGGTAATTCCGTTGATTTTAGCAGTTGCCAGTTCGGTTGACAGTAGGCATGACCGACCTCCGGTTGCGCAACATGGAAGCAACAACCCGTATGATGAGGAGGAGGCAAACAAGATTGCGATGCTGATCAACGAACTGGATGAGGATGACGAACAGAATCTCTGGGAGTGGAGCGGTTTATTCGAAGGTGACATACTGCTGGATCCATCGAACGGTCGCAATGTGATACTTGATGAGACCAAACGATGGCCCAAAGGGATCGTTCCGGTCTACATTGCAGAGAATAACTTCGGTATTTTTGTGTAATTGTGCGCGAAATACCAAGATAATaaattcattgttttttgtcatTCTAGCGGATAAAGGGAAGCAAGTGATCCGGGAGGCCCTGAAGGTCATTTCAAAGAAAACTTGTATCAAGTTCCGTCGATATCGCGAAGAGGATACCAGTTGGGTGGTATTCCGATCCAATGCTAGCGGATGCTGGTCCAGTGTGGGTATGTATCCTGGTGGTCAAACGGTTAACCTACAAAAACCAAGTTGCGTACGACGCAACATTGTGATACATGAGGTACTTCACGCGCTAGGATTTTGGCATCAACAAAGTGCTTCAAATCGTGATGACTATGTGCGCATCTTGTGGGAAAACATCATACCTAAACATAAGAAAAACTTTAAAAGGTACAACACTAGCATAATCACAGACTTCGGGATCGAGTACGACTACGATAGTATCATGCACTACAGTGCCAAGGCGTTCTCGAACAACAAAAAACCGACGATTGAGCCACTGCAACCGGACGTGGTACTTGGAAAGCGGAAGGGCCTCAGTAAGAAGGATATCGCCAAGGTTCAGCACATGTACCAAAGTCGATGTTCGGAGCGCAAGAATCATGAAACGAATGACGAGAGTCACACGAGTAGTAGCGAACAGGATCCGTCCAACAGTTTGGTTCGATGCTCGTTATTTTCGGCTAGACTGGAAAGTTTCCGTCGTAGATCACAACAAAGATATTAAATTTTTCGAACCAACCGTATTACGGTGTTGGCTTTTTTAATCTGTTTATTTGACAAACATTGAGATGAGCTTAACTGATCCGTTGAGACGTTTATAAATTTTCAGTGAATAAGTAAATATAGGTAGTAGTCTCTTAGTTTCAGGGCTCACATATTTTCAGCAGAGATATGTCGGCTGGGGAATTATTTTGGTTACTACACGTTGTCTGTcttctttgtttgtttttggTCTTGTGTGATTGTGTGGTAAACGCAttgtttgtgttatttgtttACTCGTAAATTTATGATAAAACTCATTTCTTCAGTTCAAGTTCTTTTCTGGACCTGAATTTTAAACTACAACTAGTAGAAAATAAGCAACTAGGGAACAACTAGAAcgtaaatacaaaaaaaatcttgaaaaatatCTTGTATGGCAAGCTGTTTGTTATTGTGAGTTGAAATCTCAGACATTCATAACAACAGGCACCATAAACGGTGAAAGAAGCGTCTCAAAAACACAATtatagcatttttttttttgaaaagccaTGCAACTAAAATGATGTTATGGCCAGATTTAGCCAACTGTAATTACGCTACGAACAAAATCTTATTGTTTATGTTCCTAACTagagaatcttgattgacacccttcgacataagtttgaccgtaccaaccagtaacgcgggtgacgtcgtgtaaacagtcgaatacgaattgccataGCTAAATTGAATACATGCAGTAAATTATACAAAACCACTGTGGCACTCTGTTTTCGATCAAAAATTAGAAGTTTTGGGTAAGTatgggcaaggttgtttgaatctGTCATCGTTACGCCTTTTACTCCTCATGCGTTAGCCGCTGATTTATCctactttccggttaagatatcgacgatttataagtgtctcagaacattacaaattcaaCACTCAATaacagtaaatataaatgcgaattcctctcgccagtaattcgttttgccatagcCTTAAATTTAAAATCTTCAGAATCCTTGTTTGATCCTCCATATTAACAAATCCGGCTCAGATCGGATTtctcaaattataaattttctggttcgggtcgggctagggttttaccaaattttcattctcgcgtacgggtcgggttttacaattttaaaatgttcgtgtCGGCTTcggggttttcaaattttataatatcGGGCTcgtgtcgggttcgggtttttcaattttcaagctctcggcttcgggtcaggttcgggttcgaaaaaatagaAACCATCTCTCATACATTGGCAATGATAACAAACTCATATACGGCATATGTTGTTATCGATTCGTCTTAAAGAATCTGAGAATTTGAGTGGAGAGAGAGCTATAGAGGAaattcgcgctaaatcgtattcagagttggcagcatcctctcagattttaatgaatctttctgtacatgagaactttgtcacaaaaagccactttccatactttgttttttccaaaaatgatctagactgacttttgaaaagggtcaaattttttaaccaatttttttcacatagctatagtctaaaaatgccaaatcctacaaaacatttttgaaggagtgaattagtcaaatttttgaataaaaatattgaaaaaaatcttcatcgacccctacactgaaaaaaatcgattttaaaaatttaaagtcgatttacaaaaatactccatctttgatttggatgaacttTTATGCCAAGAttggtaattatgttccctacctaacgccaaaaattcaagttgggcacatttaaggaaaaaagttatttgaaaaaaaatttccttatccaaactgatttttttaccgaaaactaaaccaatgaaagtcataatcatctcagaatccaatttcacaactgctagttgcctgataaaggcaaaaagtatcagtaacgaatttggtgtatattcataacaaacttgaatgagggaaAAGATAAGCCaattaacatcatcgatatatgcgagatttaactaaataccacttggccgtgtacgaagaagtatcttgtctacgtacccgcccggaaagtagagattgatggtgtagtctccaacaggggccttaattgcgaagtatggggttcgctccttcaagaaccctttgattcggccagtgaaaattctggagcgcaagcaattgcgttaaaaaaatcaaggaGTGTATGAAAACAATTTCCATCAGCCTTa encodes:
- the LOC131681036 gene encoding low choriolytic enzyme-like, whose amino-acid sequence is MVNSSISKFHARVTFYSGLAGRVKMVVFRWVIPLILAVASSVDSRHDRPPVAQHGSNNPYDEEEANKIAMLINELDEDDEQNLWEWSGLFEGDILLDPSNGRNVILDETKRWPKGIVPVYIAENNFADKGKQVIREALKVISKKTCIKFRRYREEDTSWVVFRSNASGCWSSVGMYPGGQTVNLQKPSCVRRNIVIHEVLHALGFWHQQSASNRDDYVRILWENIIPKHKKNFKRYNTSIITDFGIEYDYDSIMHYSAKAFSNNKKPTIEPLQPDVVLGKRKGLSKKDIAKVQHMYQSRCSERKNHETNDESHTSSSEQDPSNSLVRCSLFSARLESFRRRSQQRY
- the LOC131685591 gene encoding seminal metalloprotease 1-like; its protein translation is MVVVRWIISLILVVTSLVGGRHDRPPVARYGSDDPYDKEEAIRVAMQIDELDEEDEQNPWELSGLFEGDIRMDPSNGRSAMVDETKRWPKGIVPCYIAENNFSDKEKKVIRKAIKIISKKTCIKFRRYREGDTNWVVFRSNSSGCWSNVGMHPGGQIVNLHSPGCVRLTTVIHELLHALGFWHQQSSSNRDDYVRILWKNIIPKRKISFKKYNSSLITDFGIEYDYDSIMHYSAKAFSKNRKPTIKPLQPNVVLGKRKGLSKKDIAKIQRMYESQCSERESNTSSIEQDLSNSLVRCSLFSARLESFLHRLQ